From one Streptomyces sp. SCSIO 30461 genomic stretch:
- a CDS encoding ParB/RepB/Spo0J family partition protein, with amino-acid sequence MKIHPFADAFPMLDPDELLDLAESIKTDGLYEEIVLDTDGVLLDGRNRLAACEIAGVEPRFTTYTGDNPRALIFSHNVVRLHISKGQQAMITAMACSVSGHSPRGLAKTHGLSRTRLSAANVVLTYAADLAEQVRVGAFPLDAAYEIALEHKAKTAAELEKLDRLSEHAPDLVKQVSESHLTLDDAIATLEERQEQERIRNQIAEADELRLADGHTTPPLTQLAKQGDITWHKAHQQAEQYVTHRRSAIHHTQQAIEQAAQHWTTIRPPITRPDTAFAREVHAGLSPEAQELTAHLTPLS; translated from the coding sequence GTGAAGATCCACCCCTTCGCCGACGCCTTCCCGATGCTCGACCCTGACGAGCTGCTCGACCTCGCCGAGTCGATCAAGACCGACGGCCTGTACGAGGAGATCGTCCTCGACACGGACGGTGTCCTCCTCGACGGCCGCAACCGCCTCGCCGCCTGCGAGATAGCCGGCGTCGAACCCCGCTTCACCACCTACACCGGCGACAACCCCCGGGCGCTGATCTTCTCCCACAACGTCGTCCGCCTGCACATCAGCAAGGGCCAGCAGGCCATGATCACCGCCATGGCCTGTTCCGTTTCGGGACACTCACCGCGCGGCCTGGCCAAGACGCACGGCCTCAGCCGCACCCGCCTCTCCGCCGCCAACGTCGTCCTCACGTACGCCGCCGACCTTGCCGAACAGGTCCGCGTCGGGGCCTTCCCCCTCGACGCCGCCTACGAGATCGCCCTCGAACACAAGGCAAAGACCGCAGCCGAACTGGAGAAGCTCGACCGCCTCAGCGAGCACGCCCCCGACCTCGTCAAGCAGGTCTCCGAAAGCCACCTCACCCTCGACGACGCCATCGCCACGCTGGAGGAACGACAGGAACAGGAGCGGATCCGCAATCAGATCGCCGAGGCCGACGAACTCCGTCTCGCCGACGGCCACACCACCCCGCCTCTGACCCAGCTTGCGAAGCAGGGAGACATCACCTGGCACAAGGCTCATCAGCAGGCCGAGCAGTACGTCACCCACCGCCGGTCCGCGATCCACCACACCCAGCAGGCCATCGAACAGGCCGCCCAGCACTGGACCACGATCCGGCCCCCCATCACCCGCCCTGACACAGCCTTCGCCCGCGAAGTCCACGCCGGCCTCTCACCCGAAGCCCAGGAACTGACCGCCCACCTCACCCCACTCAGCTGA
- a CDS encoding helix-turn-helix transcriptional regulator, giving the protein MLEEAEEIGRRVRRARLRLGMPQADLATALGKSQGWVSKMERGLIELDRVGLLNQVAAELHVHPNDLIGRPYSSSPDDNQWQVAASSILRELRRYDLTPVFDGTPRPASQLWREVTRLHRLRDTAANVAILRVLPDLFREARALAEVSEGHEREEAYATYAVCCKFAHTAAHSLGHPELVTMACERAAWSARLSGDPVLPAVADWMRVWDMWATADWADALTLSDKAIGSVQQAYEDGDPLAVRAWGTLQLRAAVSAARASRASEAEDRIGYAKDAAERMDAYVGAPVYDRHSLTFSAGNVQIHAISVALEMGQQSKALEINRRTSPELVGALPNSRQGHHHMDIARAWLWDGNRGQALVELETAERIAPQLVRNHPIARSTLRSIVYAERAATREKLRRMSDRFHLDG; this is encoded by the coding sequence ATGCTGGAGGAAGCCGAGGAGATCGGCCGACGTGTCCGCAGGGCGAGGCTGCGCCTCGGGATGCCACAGGCGGACCTCGCGACGGCGCTGGGCAAGTCGCAAGGCTGGGTGTCGAAGATGGAGCGGGGTCTGATCGAGCTGGACCGGGTCGGGCTGCTCAACCAGGTCGCCGCCGAGCTCCACGTCCACCCGAACGACCTGATCGGGCGCCCGTACAGCAGCTCGCCCGATGACAACCAGTGGCAGGTCGCCGCCTCGTCGATCCTGCGCGAACTGCGCCGCTACGACCTCACCCCGGTCTTCGACGGGACGCCGCGGCCGGCCTCTCAGTTGTGGCGAGAGGTGACCCGGCTCCACCGCCTCCGGGACACCGCCGCCAACGTGGCGATCCTCCGCGTCCTGCCGGACCTGTTCCGCGAGGCGCGGGCGCTGGCGGAGGTCTCGGAGGGGCACGAGCGGGAGGAGGCGTACGCGACCTACGCCGTGTGCTGCAAGTTCGCCCACACCGCCGCCCACTCGCTCGGCCACCCCGAGCTGGTCACGATGGCCTGCGAGCGGGCGGCGTGGTCGGCCCGTCTGTCCGGGGACCCGGTGCTGCCGGCGGTCGCGGACTGGATGCGGGTGTGGGACATGTGGGCCACGGCGGACTGGGCAGACGCGCTGACGCTCTCGGACAAGGCGATCGGGTCGGTGCAGCAGGCGTACGAGGACGGTGACCCGCTGGCTGTACGGGCCTGGGGCACGCTCCAGCTACGGGCAGCGGTCTCGGCCGCCCGCGCGAGCCGTGCGTCCGAGGCTGAGGACCGGATCGGGTACGCGAAGGATGCCGCCGAGCGGATGGACGCCTACGTCGGGGCTCCGGTGTACGACCGGCACTCACTGACGTTCTCCGCCGGGAACGTGCAGATCCACGCGATCAGCGTGGCCCTGGAGATGGGCCAGCAGAGCAAGGCTCTGGAGATAAACCGCCGCACGAGCCCGGAGCTGGTCGGCGCCTTGCCCAACTCCCGTCAGGGGCACCACCACATGGACATCGCGCGGGCGTGGCTGTGGGACGGCAACCGGGGCCAGGCTCTCGTCGAGCTGGAGACCGCCGAGCGGATCGCACCCCAGCTCGTAAGGAATCACCCCATCGCCCGCTCCACGCTCCGCAGCATCGTCTACGCCGAACGGGCAGCCACACGTGAGAAGTTGCGGCGCATGTCCGACCGCTTCCACCTGGACGGATAG
- a CDS encoding VOC family protein, with product MTSRFTELVVDCRDPERLAAFWCEVLDFKVIDRSAGRVEIGSWVPTVEDVRGRQMPPTLLFIQVPEGKAVKNRLHLDVSPIDGSTEDEVTRLIGLGATKTDVGQGSDRNWVVMADPEGNEFDVLRTLAPQS from the coding sequence ATGACAAGTAGGTTCACCGAGTTGGTCGTTGACTGCCGTGATCCGGAGAGGCTCGCGGCCTTCTGGTGCGAGGTCCTGGACTTCAAGGTGATCGACCGGAGCGCGGGCAGGGTCGAGATCGGTTCCTGGGTGCCGACCGTCGAGGATGTTCGGGGTCGTCAGATGCCACCCACCCTGCTGTTCATCCAGGTACCCGAGGGCAAGGCCGTGAAGAACCGGCTTCACCTCGACGTCAGCCCGATCGACGGCAGCACCGAGGACGAGGTGACCAGATTGATCGGCCTCGGCGCTACCAAGACGGATGTGGGCCAGGGTTCAGACCGAAACTGGGTGGTCATGGCAGACCCCGAGGGCAACGAGTTCGACGTCCTACGCACCCTGGCACCGCAGAGCTAG
- a CDS encoding SCO5918 family protein, with the protein MRCVIARFPFELTRNGVLEAMKGVKPEPVAGESVVIGRREYPAKQVGAVITRQDRRDFSAGEVVRAMVRLGFVCRTRPEAEPPAALNPLQQASARLGTPTAL; encoded by the coding sequence ATGCGTTGCGTCATCGCCCGCTTCCCCTTCGAGTTGACGAGGAACGGTGTCCTGGAAGCGATGAAGGGCGTCAAGCCCGAACCCGTCGCCGGCGAGTCCGTGGTCATCGGACGCCGTGAGTACCCCGCCAAGCAGGTCGGCGCGGTCATCACGCGCCAGGACCGTCGCGATTTCAGCGCCGGCGAGGTCGTCCGGGCCATGGTCCGGCTCGGCTTCGTCTGCCGTACCCGCCCGGAGGCTGAGCCCCCGGCCGCCCTCAACCCGCTCCAGCAGGCGTCTGCCCGGCTCGGGACGCCCACGGCGCTCTGA
- a CDS encoding PP2C family protein-serine/threonine phosphatase — protein MPVGQLGDPDRSESFGEGLLGTFLDRAHELPPHLVGSVVAGTVARLGGRDPQILLQDYGQQKLVPLVGEGLTDGGPHPIDRSAAGRCFLTSYRVEEDVPAGGVRVHVPLLDGGEQAGVLAVTLDAVDDDDRRLLRRIAGLTAQLLQSKNSYTDLFFRTRRREPMSVAAEVQWSLLPPLAMTMPRVAVAGVLEPAYDVAGDSFDYALNGDALHLCMIDAMGHGLNAATMATVAIGAYRHARRISVELSEIYLFMDRAVSEQFAPDHFVTAQMMRLDTNTGRLQWVNAGHPAPMLIRGHRVVGRLDSPTTLPVGFGGAQPQVSEVTLLQGDRILCFTDGLVEEHESGREQFGEDQLIAWIQQLDPVERGVRAVARDLSHTLRRARGETTSDDATLLLAEWRG, from the coding sequence ATGCCCGTGGGACAGCTCGGTGATCCGGATCGGTCGGAGAGCTTCGGCGAGGGGCTCCTCGGCACGTTCCTGGACCGCGCGCACGAGCTGCCGCCCCATCTGGTCGGGTCCGTCGTCGCCGGCACCGTGGCCCGTCTGGGGGGCCGTGACCCGCAGATCCTTCTCCAGGACTACGGTCAGCAGAAGCTGGTTCCCCTGGTCGGCGAAGGTCTGACGGACGGCGGACCACACCCCATCGACCGCTCAGCGGCGGGCCGGTGTTTCCTCACCTCGTACCGCGTCGAGGAGGACGTGCCGGCAGGCGGGGTGCGCGTCCATGTCCCTCTGCTGGACGGAGGGGAGCAGGCCGGGGTCCTCGCCGTCACCCTGGACGCGGTCGACGACGACGACCGCCGCCTCCTGCGCAGAATCGCCGGCCTGACCGCCCAGTTGCTGCAGTCCAAGAACAGCTACACCGACCTCTTCTTCCGCACCCGACGTAGGGAACCCATGAGCGTCGCCGCCGAGGTCCAGTGGTCTCTCCTGCCACCACTGGCCATGACCATGCCCCGCGTCGCTGTCGCCGGAGTTCTGGAGCCCGCCTACGACGTGGCCGGCGACAGCTTCGACTACGCCCTGAACGGAGACGCGCTCCACCTCTGCATGATCGATGCCATGGGCCACGGCCTGAACGCGGCCACCATGGCCACCGTAGCCATCGGCGCCTACCGGCACGCCCGTCGAATCAGCGTCGAGCTGTCCGAGATCTACCTGTTCATGGACCGTGCCGTGTCCGAGCAGTTCGCCCCCGACCACTTCGTCACCGCACAGATGATGCGGCTGGACACGAACACCGGCCGCCTCCAGTGGGTCAACGCCGGGCACCCCGCGCCCATGCTGATCCGCGGGCACCGCGTGGTGGGCCGCTTGGACAGCCCCACCACCCTGCCCGTCGGCTTCGGAGGAGCGCAGCCGCAGGTCAGCGAAGTGACACTCCTTCAAGGGGATCGCATTCTCTGCTTCACCGACGGCCTGGTGGAGGAGCACGAGAGCGGCCGGGAACAGTTCGGAGAGGACCAGTTGATCGCCTGGATCCAGCAGCTGGACCCGGTCGAACGAGGAGTTCGCGCGGTGGCACGCGACCTGTCCCACACACTCAGGCGGGCTCGCGGCGAGACCACCTCCGACGACGCCACACTCCTCTTGGCCGAGTGGCGTGGCTGA
- a CDS encoding transposase: MDAETSSQSAHRTPPIPFDLGNVHVITIGIDPHKLSHTAVAVDAAGHQLAQRRFVVNAGTVRQLMRWCERWPERRFAVEGAKGLGRSLAQQLASAGEHVVDVPSTLSARARLLATGGDRKTDAADALHVAQVALFRHDLRKVEPEDQSMILRLLTERHDDLVNERTRIINRLHAVLRDLLPGGAPTHLSAEKAAALMTPPRLLSHRMPTTIRRRWNGAAVPSCPCGDLSDLQRAYRRLPSG; this comes from the coding sequence ATGGACGCTGAGACTTCAAGTCAGAGTGCCCACCGCACCCCTCCCATCCCGTTCGACCTGGGCAATGTGCACGTGATCACTATCGGTATCGATCCCCACAAGTTGTCCCACACCGCTGTCGCCGTCGACGCCGCAGGACACCAGCTCGCCCAGCGGCGCTTCGTCGTCAACGCAGGGACCGTCCGGCAGCTGATGCGCTGGTGCGAGCGGTGGCCCGAGCGCCGCTTCGCCGTCGAGGGCGCCAAAGGACTCGGCCGCAGCCTCGCCCAGCAGCTGGCCTCCGCCGGCGAGCATGTGGTGGACGTGCCCTCCACCCTCTCCGCCCGGGCCCGGCTCCTGGCCACCGGCGGGGACCGCAAGACCGATGCGGCCGACGCCCTGCACGTCGCTCAGGTCGCCCTCTTCCGGCACGACCTGCGCAAGGTCGAGCCGGAAGACCAGTCGATGATCCTGCGGCTGCTGACCGAGCGGCACGATGATCTGGTAAACGAACGCACCCGCATCATCAACCGCCTCCATGCCGTGCTGCGAGACCTGCTGCCCGGCGGTGCCCCCACCCACCTGTCCGCGGAGAAAGCCGCCGCCCTCATGACTCCGCCGCGTCTCTTGTCGCATCGGATGCCCACGACGATCCGGCGACGCTGGAATGGGGCTGCCGTGCCGTCCTGCCCCTGTGGGGATCTCTCCGATCTCCAGCGCGCGTACAGACGCCTCCCTTCGGGATGA
- a CDS encoding CBS domain-containing protein has protein sequence MTPIQTPTHTARPAPTDRPVSHADETEPHAWADMTVEVAMAVMRGARTERLIVRDADGRRTGLVTLAQLIGFRATPDYTDRVQLRDLRTAGSPSRS, from the coding sequence ATGACACCGATCCAGACGCCGACGCACACCGCGCGGCCCGCCCCCACCGACCGGCCCGTATCCCACGCCGACGAGACAGAACCGCATGCCTGGGCCGACATGACCGTCGAGGTGGCTATGGCGGTCATGCGCGGCGCCCGCACCGAGCGCCTGATCGTCCGTGACGCAGACGGCCGGCGCACCGGCCTGGTGACCCTGGCCCAGCTCATCGGCTTCCGTGCCACTCCCGACTACACCGACCGGGTACAGCTTCGCGACTTGCGCACCGCGGGCTCTCCGTCCCGCTCGTGA
- a CDS encoding cold-shock protein, with translation MSTGIVKWFNAEKGFGFIEQDGGGPDVFAHYSNISAQGFRELQEGQKVNFDIAQGQKGPTAENIVPA, from the coding sequence ATGTCCACTGGTATCGTGAAGTGGTTCAACGCGGAAAAGGGCTTCGGCTTCATCGAGCAGGACGGCGGCGGCCCCGACGTGTTCGCCCACTACTCGAACATCTCCGCACAGGGCTTCCGTGAGCTGCAGGAGGGCCAGAAGGTGAACTTCGACATCGCGCAGGGCCAGAAGGGCCCGACGGCCGAGAACATCGTTCCTGCCTGA
- a CDS encoding DUF5994 family protein: MTTILDRTANRAPIPGRASRLSLTPKTGSAASALDGAWWPRSRDLAAELPSLTDALEARWGRITRIAVNPGRWRAVPRRVSSSGHALHVGWFTELDPDKIILLSYAVSRCDLLVVPPEAQPASAARLMSAAAVPGSVLTPGVLLSDEAATAHREREDRSGEELWEADGGAVLGRLRGPVAHAVVGARMIHPAEVHAELTPWSS, encoded by the coding sequence ATGACCACCATCCTCGACAGGACGGCGAACCGCGCCCCCATCCCAGGACGTGCAAGCCGGCTGTCGCTCACCCCGAAGACCGGGTCGGCCGCGAGCGCGCTCGACGGCGCCTGGTGGCCCCGTTCCCGTGACCTGGCGGCCGAGCTGCCGTCGCTGACCGACGCCCTCGAAGCCCGCTGGGGCCGCATCACCCGGATCGCGGTGAACCCGGGTCGCTGGCGCGCCGTGCCGCGCCGGGTCTCCTCTTCCGGCCACGCCCTGCACGTGGGCTGGTTCACCGAGCTGGATCCGGACAAGATCATCCTGCTGTCCTACGCGGTCAGCCGCTGCGACCTGCTCGTGGTTCCGCCCGAGGCCCAACCCGCCTCCGCGGCCCGCCTGATGTCCGCCGCCGCTGTCCCCGGCAGCGTCCTCACTCCGGGTGTGCTGCTGTCCGACGAGGCCGCGACCGCCCACCGCGAGCGGGAGGACCGAAGCGGCGAGGAGCTCTGGGAGGCCGACGGCGGGGCCGTCCTCGGGCGCCTCCGAGGCCCGGTGGCGCACGCCGTCGTCGGCGCGCGGATGATCCACCCTGCCGAGGTACATGCGGAGTTGACGCCATGGAGTTCCTGA
- a CDS encoding IS630 family transposase, which translates to MLPVAFAASEKRTADYVRHGTTNLFAALNVTTGEVLGECRPTRNGKDFLTFLKKAVKPHAGKDIHVVLDNLSTHTTPEVKEWLAKNPHVHFHFTPVGSSWLNQIEIWFGILTRQSIRRGTFSSVNVLIKQIRDYIDSWNENAKPFTWTATAGEVLAKVRLVATNVKKLVNNNSN; encoded by the coding sequence GTGCTGCCCGTCGCGTTCGCGGCGAGCGAGAAGCGCACCGCCGACTACGTCCGGCACGGCACCACGAACCTGTTCGCCGCCCTGAACGTGACCACCGGCGAAGTGCTCGGCGAGTGCAGGCCGACCCGGAACGGCAAGGACTTCCTGACCTTCTTGAAGAAGGCGGTGAAACCACACGCCGGAAAGGACATCCACGTCGTCCTGGACAACCTCTCCACGCACACCACCCCAGAGGTCAAGGAGTGGCTGGCCAAGAACCCGCACGTCCACTTCCATTTCACTCCCGTCGGCTCCTCGTGGCTGAACCAGATCGAGATCTGGTTTGGAATCCTGACCCGGCAGTCCATCCGCCGCGGCACGTTCTCCAGCGTCAACGTCCTGATCAAGCAGATCCGCGACTACATCGACTCCTGGAACGAGAACGCGAAACCGTTCACCTGGACCGCGACCGCCGGCGAGGTCCTCGCCAAAGTCCGACTCGTCGCGACCAACGTGAAGAAACTCGTCAATAACAACTCGAACTGA
- the ltrA gene encoding group II intron reverse transcriptase/maturase, with protein sequence MNQTSGSKSFEISKHLVLEAYLRVKANKGAAGVDGESIEQFEADLRGNLYKLWNRMSSGCYFPPPVRMVEIDKPGGRGVRVLGVPTVADRIAQTVVAMVLEPLVEPVFHPDSYGYRPRRSALDAVEACRERCWRTDWVIDMDIRGFFDNLDHDLVLKAVAHHTDQRWVLLYVERWLKAPLQRPDGSLLARDRGSPQGSAVSPVLSNLFMHYTFDAWMAREHPGIQFERYCDDVVVHCRNEVQAHRVRQAIAERLAECGGLELHPQKTRIVYCKDRNRRGSAEHTSFTFLGYGFRVRRLRTKRGEYFFGFNPGVSDEAAKLIRVQIRRWRLHLRSDTTLEQLAREINPVVRGWINYFGRFHPTALRSSLNRINDYLVRWLVRKYKRFRHKRARAREALGRHARRFPGLFAHWKLVTP encoded by the coding sequence GATCGAGCAGTTCGAGGCTGACCTGCGGGGCAACCTCTACAAGCTGTGGAATCGCATGTCGTCGGGCTGCTACTTCCCGCCGCCGGTACGGATGGTGGAGATCGACAAGCCGGGAGGACGCGGGGTCAGGGTCCTCGGCGTGCCGACGGTCGCGGACAGAATCGCGCAGACGGTGGTGGCGATGGTGCTGGAGCCGCTGGTGGAGCCTGTGTTCCACCCGGATTCCTATGGCTATCGACCCCGGCGTAGCGCACTGGACGCGGTCGAGGCGTGCCGGGAACGGTGCTGGAGAACGGACTGGGTGATCGATATGGACATCCGGGGCTTCTTCGACAACCTCGATCATGATCTCGTCCTCAAGGCGGTCGCCCACCACACCGACCAGCGGTGGGTCCTGCTGTATGTGGAGCGGTGGCTGAAGGCCCCGCTCCAGCGGCCGGACGGCAGCCTGCTCGCCCGGGACCGCGGCAGCCCGCAGGGCTCAGCGGTCTCACCCGTGTTGTCCAACCTGTTCATGCACTACACGTTCGATGCCTGGATGGCCCGGGAGCACCCGGGCATCCAGTTCGAGCGGTACTGCGATGACGTGGTGGTCCACTGCCGCAACGAGGTCCAGGCGCATCGGGTGCGTCAGGCCATCGCCGAGCGGCTGGCCGAATGCGGGGGTCTGGAGCTGCATCCCCAGAAGACCCGCATTGTGTACTGCAAGGACAGGAACAGGCGTGGCTCAGCTGAGCACACCTCGTTCACGTTCCTGGGGTACGGGTTTCGCGTGCGCAGGCTCCGGACGAAGCGCGGGGAATACTTCTTCGGCTTCAATCCGGGGGTCAGTGACGAGGCCGCCAAGCTGATCCGGGTGCAGATCCGCCGTTGGCGGCTGCACCTGCGCAGTGACACGACCCTGGAGCAGCTCGCCCGGGAGATCAACCCGGTCGTGCGGGGCTGGATCAACTACTTCGGCCGGTTCCATCCGACCGCGTTGCGTTCCAGCCTCAACCGCATCAACGACTATCTGGTGCGGTGGCTCGTCCGCAAGTACAAGCGGTTCCGGCACAAGCGAGCGCGGGCGCGAGAGGCGCTGGGCCGTCACGCGCGACGGTTCCCAGGACTCTTTGCCCACTGGAAGCTCGTCACGCCGTAA
- a CDS encoding helix-turn-helix domain-containing protein gives MIMELLSVKQAAALLGVDDSRVRQLLYDGTLQGQRVGGRWLVVGGSVRDRKDRGTRSRRPLSPRNAWGVLALLDGRPPVDLSDAEKSRVRARLRSLIAHERLAPALLRELLAARAEVRSYRVHSGVLPTLLAAPDVVRGGASAAAHVGADYVALGRAEIYVHPEKVQELEAEFGLVRDEERGNVLLRIPPAELWSFLTQSPGTAGQGHDAPASVVAADLLDLHEGRADAAASRLLASLLARHVQPRRA, from the coding sequence ATGATCATGGAATTGCTGTCGGTGAAGCAGGCTGCAGCCCTGCTCGGGGTGGACGACTCCCGTGTTCGCCAGCTGCTGTATGACGGAACGCTCCAAGGGCAGAGAGTCGGTGGTCGTTGGCTGGTTGTCGGGGGCAGTGTCCGGGATCGTAAGGACCGTGGCACGCGCTCGCGGAGACCGCTGTCGCCCCGTAACGCGTGGGGCGTTCTCGCGCTGCTGGATGGCCGTCCGCCGGTGGATCTGTCCGACGCCGAGAAGTCCAGGGTGAGAGCGCGGCTGCGGAGCCTCATCGCCCACGAGCGGTTGGCCCCGGCGCTGCTCCGGGAACTTCTTGCCGCCCGGGCTGAGGTGCGCTCGTACCGCGTTCATTCAGGCGTCCTGCCGACGTTGCTGGCCGCTCCGGATGTGGTGAGGGGTGGTGCGAGCGCCGCAGCGCACGTGGGGGCGGACTACGTCGCTCTCGGGCGTGCAGAGATCTACGTGCATCCCGAGAAGGTGCAGGAGTTGGAAGCCGAGTTCGGGTTGGTCCGTGACGAGGAGCGGGGCAATGTCTTGCTTCGCATCCCACCGGCGGAACTCTGGTCGTTCCTGACTCAGTCGCCCGGAACGGCCGGGCAGGGCCACGACGCTCCGGCCTCGGTAGTGGCGGCCGACTTGCTGGACCTCCACGAGGGTCGAGCCGACGCCGCGGCGTCCAGGTTGCTTGCGTCCCTCCTGGCTCGCCACGTACAACCACGGAGGGCGTGA
- a CDS encoding transposase family protein, translating to MTSITYTATLDVGRETAESLTRLLREHRERLGTRNGTRALGVLKQGVLVPRWFVDGTRLAQLARDNGVSVPTAYRYSHEGLTVLADHAPDLSTALERAAAAGYTHLNLDGTVIRTDRVAAPGPNGADLWWSGKHKHHGGNVQVISAPDGWPIWVSPVRPGREHDTTCSRTHGLVDALNRLASTLDIPTLTDLGYESAGDGFRHPVKKPKGGELDDGQQAFNSVIRGVHAVAERANALLKVTFKALRRVSLDPSGITRIARAALVLLQMEHGCTT from the coding sequence TTGACCAGTATCACCTATACCGCAACACTCGACGTCGGTAGGGAGACCGCCGAGTCTCTCACCCGACTCTTGCGCGAGCACCGCGAACGGCTCGGCACTCGCAACGGGACCCGCGCTCTGGGCGTCCTCAAGCAGGGTGTCCTGGTGCCGCGGTGGTTCGTCGACGGGACGCGGCTGGCCCAACTCGCCCGGGACAACGGGGTTTCGGTGCCCACCGCGTACCGCTACTCGCACGAAGGGCTGACCGTGCTCGCCGACCACGCCCCGGATCTGTCCACCGCGCTGGAACGGGCGGCGGCCGCCGGCTACACCCATCTCAACCTGGACGGCACCGTCATCCGTACCGACCGCGTCGCCGCCCCCGGCCCCAACGGCGCCGACCTCTGGTGGTCCGGGAAGCACAAGCACCACGGCGGCAACGTCCAGGTCATCTCCGCCCCCGACGGCTGGCCGATCTGGGTCTCCCCGGTCCGCCCCGGCCGCGAACATGACACCACCTGCTCCCGCACCCACGGCCTGGTCGACGCCCTCAACCGGCTCGCCTCCACCCTTGACATTCCCACCCTGACCGACCTCGGCTACGAAAGCGCCGGCGACGGCTTCCGCCATCCGGTCAAGAAGCCCAAAGGCGGCGAACTCGACGACGGGCAGCAGGCGTTCAACTCAGTCATCCGAGGCGTCCACGCGGTCGCCGAGCGGGCCAACGCCCTACTCAAGGTCACCTTCAAGGCCCTGCGCCGGGTCAGCCTCGACCCCAGCGGCATCACCCGGATCGCCCGAGCCGCCCTCGTCCTGCTCCAGATGGAACACGGGTGCACCACCTGA
- a CDS encoding DUF5994 family protein codes for MADSDIPHSPPLVLPDAIHERVRPGTALLRLETTHSRQGVLDGAWWPRTRDVAREIPALVSALAEHLGPITRVGLDAVAWNAIPTRLVVDDRVVHLDSFPVGDDTVLITRGERDHFALMVVPPDTEPDAARTAMARAVRADNVTQAAEILVTAVAAPVPGTEEPG; via the coding sequence ATGGCCGACTCGGACATCCCGCACTCGCCCCCGTTGGTCCTACCGGACGCGATCCACGAGAGGGTGCGTCCCGGCACGGCCCTGCTCCGGCTGGAGACGACGCATTCACGGCAGGGCGTCCTCGACGGTGCGTGGTGGCCGCGCACCCGGGACGTGGCGCGGGAGATCCCCGCGCTCGTATCCGCCCTGGCCGAGCATCTCGGACCCATCACCCGGGTCGGGCTGGATGCCGTGGCGTGGAACGCCATCCCGACCCGACTGGTCGTGGACGACCGGGTCGTCCACCTCGACTCGTTCCCCGTCGGCGACGACACCGTCCTGATCACTCGCGGTGAGCGGGACCACTTCGCGCTGATGGTGGTGCCCCCGGACACGGAGCCCGATGCCGCGCGTACGGCCATGGCCCGCGCGGTCCGGGCCGACAACGTCACGCAGGCCGCCGAGATCCTCGTCACCGCAGTGGCCGCACCGGTGCCCGGGACGGAGGAACCTGGATGA
- a CDS encoding MerR family transcriptional regulator, with protein MTADDSTGRLDDDDYPAYTMGRAADMLGTTPGFLRALGEARLITPLRSEGGHRRYSRYQLRIAARARELVDQGTPIEAACRIIILEDQLEEARRINAEYRRAASEPRPRDGD; from the coding sequence ATGACAGCAGACGATTCGACTGGTCGTCTCGACGATGACGACTACCCCGCCTACACCATGGGACGGGCGGCCGACATGCTGGGCACGACTCCCGGGTTCCTGCGCGCCCTCGGGGAAGCCCGGCTGATCACTCCGCTCCGCTCCGAGGGCGGCCACCGACGCTACTCCCGCTACCAGCTGCGCATCGCCGCCCGCGCCCGGGAACTCGTCGACCAGGGCACTCCCATCGAGGCCGCCTGCCGCATCATCATCCTCGAGGACCAGCTCGAGGAGGCACGGCGCATCAACGCCGAGTACCGCCGCGCGGCGTCCGAACCACGCCCTCGGGACGGGGACTGA